One window of Hymenobacter sp. BRD128 genomic DNA carries:
- a CDS encoding BlaI/MecI/CopY family transcriptional regulator — translation MERLTQPEEDALRALWHTGPAFVKDVLEQLPAPRPPYTTLASTLRNLERKLYVQAEKLGNSFRYAPLVSAEDYQRRSLGMLVREHFRDSYKELVSFFAKEEKVSAADLQEIIRLIEKPKGE, via the coding sequence ATGGAACGCCTCACCCAACCCGAAGAAGATGCCCTGCGCGCCCTTTGGCACACCGGCCCGGCCTTTGTGAAAGACGTGCTGGAGCAGCTGCCCGCCCCGCGCCCACCCTACACCACCCTGGCCAGCACGCTGCGCAACCTAGAGCGCAAGCTGTATGTGCAGGCCGAAAAGCTCGGCAATTCGTTTCGCTACGCCCCGCTGGTGAGCGCCGAAGACTACCAGCGCCGCTCGCTAGGAATGCTGGTGCGCGAGCACTTCCGCGACTCCTATAAGGAGTTGGTGTCCTTTTTTGCGAAGGAGGAGAAAGTGAGCGCCGCCGACTTGCAGGAAATTATCCGCCTCATCGAAAAGCCGAAAGGAGAGTAG
- a CDS encoding M56 family metallopeptidase — protein sequence MAAVLLTYLLKANVVLALFAAAYYGLLRGLTFFGLNRAYLLLALLFAAVYPALPVPALLPARALPLLPTVVTHVASPAPPEVAASAGLDWPRLALGLYAAGTAGLLLRLLGQLGSLALVRRRSRPTVVLGQAVRVLPGAGGPFSFGRTVYLSEVALADADSLPAALRHEHAHVRQYHTLDVLLTQLATALAWANPAAWLLRRAVLDNLEYLADRAALHTGLDRRAYQYSLLRQQPGGVPAPALAFHFSFPTLKNRIIMLNQPTSTTRQLGRYLLAAPLLMALALAYTGARAQTPQTAPAAWHVPAGAQVYINGVPATGPAAEALDPQTIGSMKVLAGIEARIFSPGSGSIIALTTKADEQAAPVQHLNDRLAQATALVPSIDPQDLPKPAQEYITRTFPDCRLAQTNKILPAAKERAVYQALLAKGRRPQGYLLFDATGNFLEKL from the coding sequence ATGGCGGCCGTTCTGCTCACTTACCTGCTGAAAGCCAACGTGGTGCTAGCCCTCTTTGCGGCGGCCTACTACGGGCTGCTGCGCGGCCTCACCTTCTTTGGCCTGAACCGCGCCTACCTGCTGCTGGCGCTGCTGTTTGCGGCCGTGTACCCGGCCCTGCCGGTGCCGGCGCTACTGCCGGCTCGGGCGCTGCCGCTATTGCCCACAGTAGTGACGCACGTGGCTAGCCCAGCCCCGCCGGAAGTGGCCGCTAGCGCTGGTCTCGACTGGCCGCGGCTGGCGCTGGGGCTGTACGCGGCTGGCACGGCCGGACTGCTGTTGCGCCTGCTGGGCCAGCTGGGCAGCCTGGCGCTGGTGCGGCGGCGCAGCCGGCCCACCGTGGTGCTGGGCCAGGCGGTGCGAGTGCTGCCGGGCGCGGGCGGACCGTTTTCATTTGGCCGCACGGTGTACCTAAGCGAGGTGGCCCTGGCCGACGCAGATAGCCTGCCCGCCGCCCTGCGCCACGAGCACGCGCATGTGCGTCAATATCATACGCTCGATGTGCTGCTGACCCAGCTCGCCACCGCCCTGGCCTGGGCTAACCCCGCCGCGTGGCTGCTGCGCCGCGCCGTGCTCGACAACCTCGAATACCTGGCCGACCGCGCCGCCCTGCACACCGGCCTCGACCGCCGCGCCTACCAATACAGCCTGCTGCGCCAGCAGCCGGGCGGCGTGCCGGCTCCGGCACTGGCCTTTCACTTCTCCTTTCCCACCCTCAAAAACCGCATTATCATGCTCAATCAACCCACTTCGACTACCCGCCAGCTGGGGCGCTACCTGCTGGCCGCGCCGCTCCTGATGGCCCTAGCCTTGGCTTATACCGGCGCCCGCGCCCAGACGCCCCAGACCGCTCCGGCTGCCTGGCACGTGCCAGCCGGGGCTCAAGTGTATATAAATGGTGTGCCTGCCACCGGCCCCGCCGCCGAAGCGCTCGACCCTCAGACTATTGGGAGCATGAAGGTGCTGGCGGGAATTGAAGCGCGCATCTTTTCACCAGGGTCGGGCTCTATTATTGCCCTTACCACTAAAGCCGATGAGCAAGCGGCACCGGTGCAGCACTTAAATGACCGGCTTGCCCAGGCAACGGCGCTGGTGCCCAGCATAGACCCGCAGGACTTGCCAAAACCTGCGCAGGAATACATAACCCGCACATTTCCTGATTGCCGGCTGGCTCAAACTAATAAGATACTCCCGGCGGCCAAGGAGCGGGCAGTTTACCAGGCCCTCCTGGCCAAAGGCCGCCGGCCGCAAGGGTACCTACTGTTTGACGCTACTGGCAACTTCCTAGAGAAACTATAA
- a CDS encoding erythromycin esterase family protein yields MKHFRLLVGLIVAGELLASLAVHGQASLNLGLEPGANHSHPLALWMRVRAPGARVQLDSTVRHQGRGSLRLTLGAEDDKRVFTAVFTNAFPLDSLRGQVATVSGWVRTRGFWGRAGGYAFAHTSTTDGNSTDRAEAIDSLPADTDWRRFSVRLPVKATAQSFGVGLQVFGTGRVWFDDAQVRVAGKRVGTEPLPGTEGLFLTAAEALTPNWDFERRLPSLALPAPAQATATLASAQPQHGRRYLRLARLGSAGPPPAVYLGTLRLDSAIIGKTLQVQGYWRQTGPSSSAPALAYTLLSTDRGSDYYNDSPTSWGAGGLQPLPALPAPGPQWTAFALTITVPNDYFRLAALSLSLRLPAGAVVDVDNLRFAVDGKPYVPAPPPTPPAPTAAEAAWLRTVLKPLRPKAPDFQDLAPLGGLVGPAQVVGVGAVAPGSHEAMAWRARLLRYLVAQQGFTELVLDASPASCAALNDYLLTGQGDPARLLAALPDWHTTEMLEVVSWLRTHNQAHPTRPVRLAGIAVQNPELALNQFAQTLTADDDFAQSRVRQLRTLLTTLAHPSSAAIDLRHQPDQAQDSLLAPLRRLTTELAAGLDARAKLRRGLPPSLRTLARQRYYLRLVEQGAT; encoded by the coding sequence GTGAAGCACTTCAGGCTTTTAGTCGGGCTGATAGTAGCTGGGGAGTTGCTAGCCAGCCTGGCTGTTCACGGCCAAGCCAGCCTCAACCTGGGCCTAGAGCCTGGCGCGAACCACAGCCACCCGCTGGCGCTATGGATGCGGGTCCGGGCGCCGGGCGCGCGGGTGCAGCTCGATAGCACTGTGCGGCACCAGGGCCGGGGCAGCCTGCGACTGACGCTGGGCGCAGAGGATGACAAGCGCGTTTTTACGGCGGTATTCACCAATGCCTTTCCACTCGACTCACTGCGCGGGCAGGTGGCTACGGTGAGCGGCTGGGTGCGCACGCGCGGATTTTGGGGCCGGGCGGGCGGCTACGCCTTTGCCCACACGAGCACCACCGACGGCAACAGCACCGACCGCGCCGAAGCCATCGACTCGCTGCCGGCCGATACGGACTGGCGCCGCTTTTCTGTGCGGCTGCCGGTGAAGGCCACCGCCCAGAGCTTTGGTGTTGGCTTACAGGTATTCGGCACCGGGCGCGTGTGGTTCGACGATGCGCAGGTGCGGGTGGCAGGCAAGCGCGTGGGTACCGAGCCGCTGCCGGGCACCGAAGGCCTGTTCTTAACGGCGGCCGAAGCTCTCACGCCCAACTGGGATTTTGAGCGGCGCTTGCCGTCGCTAGCCCTGCCGGCTCCGGCCCAGGCCACCGCGACCCTGGCTAGTGCCCAACCTCAGCATGGCCGGCGTTACCTGCGGCTAGCCCGCCTGGGCAGCGCCGGTCCGCCGCCAGCCGTGTACTTGGGCACGCTGCGGCTCGATAGTGCTATCATTGGCAAGACCTTACAAGTGCAGGGCTACTGGCGGCAGACTGGGCCCTCTTCGTCCGCGCCGGCCTTGGCCTACACGCTGCTGAGCACCGACCGGGGCAGCGACTACTATAATGACTCGCCCACGAGTTGGGGCGCGGGCGGCTTGCAACCGCTGCCTGCGCTGCCTGCCCCTGGGCCGCAGTGGACTGCCTTTGCGCTTACCATTACGGTGCCCAACGACTACTTCCGGCTGGCCGCATTGTCCCTGAGTCTGCGGCTGCCCGCCGGGGCAGTAGTGGATGTCGATAACCTGCGCTTTGCCGTCGATGGCAAGCCCTACGTGCCGGCCCCGCCGCCCACGCCGCCGGCACCTACCGCCGCCGAAGCTGCTTGGCTTCGCACCGTGCTGAAGCCCCTGCGGCCCAAAGCTCCAGATTTTCAAGATTTGGCGCCGCTGGGCGGGCTAGTGGGACCCGCCCAAGTGGTGGGGGTAGGGGCAGTGGCGCCCGGCTCGCACGAGGCAATGGCGTGGCGCGCCCGGCTGCTGCGCTACCTGGTAGCTCAGCAAGGTTTTACCGAACTCGTGCTGGATGCCAGCCCAGCTTCCTGCGCCGCCCTCAATGACTACCTGCTGACCGGCCAGGGCGACCCGGCCCGGCTGCTGGCGGCCTTGCCCGACTGGCACACCACCGAAATGCTGGAGGTAGTGAGCTGGCTGCGCACCCACAACCAGGCGCACCCCACCCGGCCGGTGCGGCTGGCGGGCATCGCGGTGCAAAACCCCGAGCTAGCCCTCAACCAATTTGCCCAAACCCTGACGGCCGACGATGACTTTGCGCAGAGCCGGGTGCGGCAGTTGCGCACGCTGCTGACCACGCTGGCCCACCCTAGCAGCGCGGCGATTGACCTGCGCCACCAGCCCGACCAAGCGCAGGACTCGCTGCTAGCCCCATTGCGCCGCCTCACCACCGAGCTGGCCGCCGGCCTCGACGCCCGCGCCAAGTTGCGACGGGGCCTGCCGCCCAGCCTGCGCACGCTGGCCCGCCAGCGCTACTACCTGCGCCTGGTGGAGCAGGGCGCCACCTAG
- a CDS encoding erythromycin esterase family protein, whose translation MQFLSQNDGPARLVLWVSNTQAATSNGAEHCLGQWLRATYGGGYVGLGLALGQGSYAAENPAGQWVATPLETPPPGSYEAWLRTGLPAFFLSLHKLELTEANAWLFQQQLLRDAGSRQTRHQFGLHDLRGAFDGLVFLRDSTPAHFLP comes from the coding sequence GTGCAGTTTCTCAGCCAGAACGATGGCCCGGCGCGGCTGGTACTGTGGGTTTCCAATACCCAGGCAGCTACTTCCAACGGCGCCGAGCACTGCCTGGGCCAGTGGCTGCGGGCCACCTACGGCGGGGGCTACGTGGGCCTGGGCTTGGCGCTGGGCCAGGGCAGCTACGCCGCCGAAAACCCGGCTGGCCAGTGGGTGGCTACCCCGCTGGAAACCCCGCCGCCGGGTAGCTACGAAGCCTGGCTGCGTACCGGGCTACCGGCTTTCTTCCTATCGCTGCACAAGCTGGAATTGACGGAGGCCAACGCCTGGCTGTTTCAGCAGCAGCTGTTGCGCGATGCTGGTAGCCGGCAAACGCGCCATCAGTTTGGCCTGCACGACCTGCGCGGGGCTTTCGATGGGCTAGTGTTTTTGCGCGATTCAACTCCGGCGCACTTTCTACCTTAA